One genomic segment of Pseudomonas chlororaphis subsp. aurantiaca includes these proteins:
- a CDS encoding GlxA family transcriptional regulator, whose protein sequence is MHVTLLLADHCSAASATLALEVLGAANLFAETASAPFEVVVASLDGADVSAWGGQALRVQQSVAEIARTDLVLIPGFLFTLKEALPAFAGHGPWLRQQHAQGAVLASMCTATFLLAEAGLLKDARVTTHWAFAEPFRRRYAGVELDEGQLLCEDRGLITSGGASAAMDLLLHLVRRFASLELAQKCGKYLLIDKVRSEQSVYVMWSLPKSHGDGEILRVQDWLEEHFDQPLLIDDTARRFGFGVRNFKRRFKEATGYTPLAYLQTLRLEKAKELLESTRMTLDSITYKVGYEDSNSFRRLFQQRVGLLPAAYRKKFQGSAS, encoded by the coding sequence ATGCACGTCACCTTGCTCCTGGCCGACCACTGTTCCGCCGCCAGCGCCACCCTGGCCCTGGAGGTGCTGGGCGCCGCCAATCTGTTCGCCGAGACCGCCAGCGCGCCGTTCGAGGTGGTGGTCGCCTCGCTCGATGGCGCCGATGTCAGCGCCTGGGGCGGGCAAGCGCTGCGGGTGCAGCAGTCCGTGGCCGAGATCGCCCGGACCGACCTGGTGCTGATCCCCGGTTTTCTCTTCACCCTGAAGGAGGCCTTGCCGGCATTTGCCGGGCATGGGCCCTGGCTGCGACAACAGCACGCCCAGGGTGCGGTGCTGGCCTCGATGTGCACGGCCACTTTCCTGCTGGCCGAAGCCGGCCTGCTGAAGGACGCCCGCGTCACCACCCACTGGGCTTTCGCCGAGCCGTTCAGGCGGCGTTATGCCGGGGTCGAACTGGACGAGGGGCAGCTTCTCTGCGAGGACCGGGGCCTGATCACCAGCGGCGGTGCGAGCGCGGCCATGGACCTGCTGTTGCATCTGGTGCGGCGATTCGCGTCCCTGGAGCTGGCGCAGAAATGCGGCAAGTACCTGCTGATCGACAAGGTGCGCAGCGAGCAGTCGGTGTATGTCATGTGGTCATTGCCGAAGAGCCATGGGGATGGCGAGATCCTGCGGGTCCAGGACTGGCTGGAGGAACACTTCGACCAGCCGCTGCTGATCGACGACACGGCCCGGCGCTTCGGCTTCGGCGTGAGGAACTTCAAGCGCCGTTTCAAGGAGGCCACTGGCTACACGCCCCTGGCCTATCTGCAGACCCTGCGCCTGGAAAAGGCCAAGGAGCTGCTGGAATCCACGCGCATGACCCTGGACAGCATCACCTACAAGGTGGGCTACGAAGACAGCAACTCGTTTCGCCGGCTGTTCCAGCAACGGGTCGGCCTGCTGCCGGCGGCTTACCGCAAGAAGTTCCAGGGCAGCGCGAGCTGA
- a CDS encoding DeoR/GlpR family DNA-binding transcription regulator, giving the protein MQNQHSVAELPHVRRQKILLLLERDGKVMASELGQHFAVSEDTIRRDLAELADAGLLQRVHGGALPRPKDTGKDVFTRLGESSEVKRHLARLGAQRVQEGQIVMFDSGSTTLLIAQSLPADIGITAVTASPLIAIALAEYPRSQVILAGGRLNPATLSSGGHEAVRLIQGIRADLLFTGVCAIHPEVGITSLHFDEVPVKQALLDSASQVVAVTTADKLGAVEPFAVAPCNRLHTLITEQHLASGSIEDYRRLGIEVVQAPV; this is encoded by the coding sequence ATGCAAAACCAGCATTCAGTCGCCGAGCTGCCCCATGTGCGCCGGCAGAAGATCCTGTTACTGCTCGAACGCGACGGCAAGGTCATGGCTTCCGAGCTTGGCCAGCATTTCGCGGTCTCGGAGGACACCATCCGCCGCGACCTGGCGGAGCTGGCCGACGCCGGGCTGCTGCAGCGGGTCCATGGCGGCGCGCTGCCACGGCCCAAGGACACCGGCAAGGATGTGTTCACCCGCCTGGGCGAAAGCAGCGAGGTCAAGCGCCACCTGGCCAGGCTCGGCGCGCAGCGGGTGCAGGAAGGGCAGATCGTGATGTTCGACTCGGGCTCGACCACGCTGCTGATCGCCCAGTCGCTACCTGCCGATATCGGCATCACCGCGGTCACCGCTTCGCCGCTGATCGCCATCGCCCTGGCCGAATACCCGCGCAGCCAGGTGATCCTCGCCGGCGGCCGGCTCAACCCGGCGACCCTGTCCTCCGGCGGCCATGAGGCGGTACGCCTGATCCAGGGGATCCGCGCCGATCTGCTGTTCACCGGGGTGTGCGCGATTCACCCGGAAGTCGGCATCACCTCGCTGCACTTCGACGAGGTGCCGGTGAAACAGGCCCTGCTCGACAGTGCTTCGCAGGTGGTCGCGGTCACCACCGCCGACAAGCTTGGCGCGGTGGAGCCCTTTGCCGTGGCGCCGTGCAATCGCCTGCATACGCTGATCACCGAGCAGCACCTGGCCTCGGGCAGCATCGAGGACTACCGGCGCCTGGGTATCGAGGTGGTGCAGGCGCCGGTGTGA
- the yghX gene encoding YghX family hydrolase, producing MERLSAKDFAPELLELYDYYAHGKISRREFLDRAAAFTLVGLAASATLAALTPNYALAEQVSFTDPQIVAEYITYPSPKGHEQVRGYLVRPAKAEGKLPAVVVAHENRGLNPYIEDVARRLAKAGFIALAPDGLTSVGGYPGNDDKGRELQQKVNPEKLMNDFFAAIEWLLKHDASTGKVGITGFCYGGGVANAAAVAYPELAAAVPFYGRQPDSAEVERIQAPLLLHYAELDTRINEGWPAYEQALKAAGKTYEAYIYPGVSHGFHNDSTPRYDEAAATLAWDRTLAWFRKYLV from the coding sequence ATGGAACGTCTCAGTGCCAAAGACTTCGCCCCCGAGTTGCTCGAACTCTACGACTACTACGCCCACGGCAAGATCAGCCGCCGCGAGTTCCTCGACCGGGCGGCGGCCTTCACCCTGGTCGGGCTGGCCGCCAGCGCCACCCTCGCCGCCCTGACGCCGAACTACGCCCTGGCCGAACAGGTGTCGTTCACCGACCCGCAGATCGTCGCCGAATACATCACCTACCCCTCGCCCAAGGGCCACGAACAGGTCCGGGGTTACCTGGTGCGCCCGGCGAAAGCCGAAGGCAAGTTGCCGGCGGTAGTGGTGGCCCATGAAAACCGCGGGCTCAACCCCTATATCGAGGACGTCGCGCGGCGCCTGGCCAAGGCCGGCTTCATCGCCCTGGCTCCCGACGGCCTGACGTCGGTCGGCGGCTACCCGGGCAACGACGACAAGGGCCGCGAGCTGCAACAGAAGGTCAATCCGGAAAAGCTGATGAACGACTTTTTCGCCGCTATCGAATGGCTGCTCAAGCACGACGCCAGCACCGGCAAGGTCGGCATCACCGGCTTCTGCTATGGCGGCGGGGTGGCCAATGCCGCGGCCGTGGCCTACCCGGAGCTGGCGGCGGCCGTGCCCTTCTACGGACGCCAGCCGGACAGCGCGGAGGTCGAACGAATCCAGGCGCCCCTGCTGCTGCACTACGCCGAACTGGACACGCGCATCAACGAAGGCTGGCCGGCCTATGAGCAGGCGTTGAAAGCCGCGGGCAAGACTTACGAGGCCTATATCTACCCCGGGGTGAGCCACGGTTTTCACAACGACTCGACCCCGCGCTACGACGAGGCAGCCGCCACCCTGGCCTGGGACCGGACGCTGGCGTGGTTTCGCAAATACCTGGTCTAG
- a CDS encoding peptidase U32 family protein — MSLPKHHLELLSPARDVAIAREAILHGADAVYIGGPSFGARHNACNEVSEIAELVEFARRYHARIFTTLNTILHDNELEPARKLIHQLYDAGVDALIVQDLGVMELDIPPIELHASTQTDIRTLARAKFLDQAGFSQLVLARELNLKEIRAIADETDAAIEFFIHGALCVAFSGQCNISHAQTGRSANRGDCSQACRLPYTLKDEKGGVIAYEKHLLSMKDNNQSANIRALVEAGVRSFKIEGRYKDMGYVKNITAYYRQRLDDVLEDRPDLARASSGRTAHFFLPDPEKTFHRGSTDYFVTDRKIDIGAFDSPTFTGLPVGVVEKVAKRDLQVVTHEPLSNGDGLNVLVKREVVGFRANIAEPKGEFEEDGEKRYRYRVEPNEMPEGLYKLRPNHPLNRNLDHNWQQALQKTSAERRVALSWVARLREEQLEVTATSEEGISASVTLNGPFGVANKPEQALEQLQDLLGQLGTTQYHAIDIKLDAPQAYFIPNSQLKALRREVIEALTAARVAAHPRGGRKAETTPPPVYPESHLSFLANVYNQKARDFYHRHGVKLIDAAYEAHEEAGEVPVMITKHCLRFSFNLCPKQAKGVTGVRTKVAPMQLIHGDEVLTLKFDCKPCEMHIIGKMKGHILNMPQPGSVVGHISPEDLLKTIPRAPH; from the coding sequence ATGTCCTTGCCCAAGCATCACCTGGAATTGCTCAGCCCTGCCCGCGATGTAGCCATCGCCCGCGAGGCCATCCTGCATGGCGCCGACGCCGTGTACATCGGCGGCCCAAGCTTCGGCGCGCGCCACAACGCCTGCAACGAGGTGAGTGAAATCGCCGAGCTGGTGGAGTTCGCCCGGCGCTACCACGCGCGGATTTTCACCACCCTCAACACCATCCTCCACGACAACGAGCTGGAGCCGGCGCGCAAGCTGATCCACCAGTTGTACGACGCCGGCGTCGACGCGCTGATCGTCCAGGACCTGGGCGTGATGGAGCTGGACATTCCGCCGATCGAGCTGCATGCCAGCACCCAGACCGATATCCGCACCCTGGCGCGGGCCAAGTTCCTCGACCAGGCCGGCTTCTCGCAACTGGTCCTGGCCCGCGAGCTGAACCTCAAGGAAATCCGCGCCATCGCCGACGAAACCGACGCGGCGATCGAGTTCTTCATCCACGGCGCGCTGTGCGTGGCCTTCTCCGGCCAGTGCAACATCTCCCATGCACAGACCGGCCGCAGCGCCAACCGGGGCGACTGCTCCCAGGCCTGCCGCCTGCCGTACACCCTCAAGGACGAAAAGGGCGGGGTGATCGCCTACGAGAAGCACCTGCTGTCGATGAAGGACAACAACCAGAGCGCCAACATCCGCGCCCTGGTGGAGGCCGGCGTGCGCTCGTTCAAGATCGAAGGGCGCTACAAGGACATGGGCTATGTGAAGAACATCACCGCCTACTACCGCCAGCGCCTGGACGATGTGCTCGAAGACCGCCCGGACCTGGCCCGCGCCTCCAGCGGCCGCACCGCGCACTTCTTCCTGCCCGACCCGGAAAAGACCTTCCACCGCGGCAGCACCGATTATTTCGTCACCGATCGCAAGATCGACATCGGCGCCTTCGACTCGCCGACCTTCACCGGCCTGCCGGTGGGCGTGGTGGAGAAAGTCGCCAAGCGCGACCTGCAAGTGGTAACTCACGAGCCGCTGTCCAACGGTGACGGCCTCAACGTGCTGGTCAAGCGCGAAGTGGTGGGTTTTCGCGCCAACATTGCCGAGCCCAAGGGCGAGTTCGAAGAGGACGGCGAGAAGCGCTATCGCTATCGCGTCGAGCCCAACGAGATGCCGGAAGGCCTTTACAAGCTGCGGCCGAACCACCCGCTGAACCGCAACCTCGATCACAACTGGCAACAGGCCCTGCAGAAGACGTCCGCCGAACGTCGCGTGGCCCTGAGCTGGGTCGCGCGCCTGCGTGAAGAGCAACTGGAAGTGACCGCGACCAGTGAAGAGGGGATCAGCGCCAGCGTGACCCTGAACGGCCCGTTCGGCGTCGCCAACAAGCCGGAGCAGGCGCTGGAGCAATTGCAGGACCTGCTCGGCCAGCTCGGCACCACGCAGTACCACGCCATCGACATCAAGCTCGATGCGCCGCAGGCTTACTTCATCCCCAACTCGCAGCTCAAGGCGTTGCGCCGGGAAGTGATCGAAGCCTTGACCGCCGCGCGGGTCGCCGCCCACCCGCGTGGCGGCCGCAAGGCCGAGACCACGCCGCCACCGGTGTATCCGGAATCGCACCTGTCGTTCCTGGCCAACGTCTACAACCAGAAGGCCCGCGACTTCTATCACCGCCATGGGGTGAAGCTGATCGATGCGGCCTACGAGGCCCACGAAGAGGCCGGCGAAGTGCCGGTGATGATCACCAAGCACTGCCTGCGTTTCTCCTTCAACCTGTGCCCGAAACAGGCCAAGGGCGTCACCGGCGTGCGCACCAAGGTGGCGCCGATGCAGCTGATCCACGGTGACGAAGTGCTGACCCTGAAGTTCGACTGCAAGCCGTGCGAGATGCACATCATCGGCAAGATGAAAGGCCACATCCTCAACATGCCGCAACCGGGCAGCGTGGTCGGCCATATCAGCCCCGAAGACCTGCTCAAGACCATCCCCCGCGCTCCGCATTGA
- a CDS encoding LysR family transcriptional regulator gives MDRFDAMQAFARVVEAGSFTRAADTLHMSKTSVTQLVQQLEARLRVKLLNRTTRRVHLTADGAVYYERVVRLLADLDDAETSLSSASAVPRGRLRVDVPSPLASMILVPALPGFHARYPDIQIDLGVSDRIVDVLGENVDCVVRGGELTDQSLMARRIGDLQLGVYAAPSYLERLGTPAHPRELEDSLHRIVGFLWARTGKALPYAMRGHGESLQIKGRYVLAVDDGNAYLAAGLAGLGVLWLPDYMARAHQERGELLRLFEDWQLDPMPIYVAFPPNRHISIKLRVFIDWVAELMARHAPVASRAGV, from the coding sequence ATGGACCGATTTGATGCGATGCAGGCCTTTGCCCGGGTGGTGGAGGCGGGCAGCTTCACCAGGGCTGCCGATACGCTGCACATGAGCAAGACCAGCGTGACGCAATTGGTGCAGCAGCTGGAGGCGCGCCTGCGGGTCAAGTTGCTCAACCGCACCACGCGCCGGGTCCACCTGACGGCCGATGGCGCGGTGTATTACGAGCGCGTGGTGCGCCTGCTGGCCGACCTCGACGATGCCGAGACCAGCCTGTCCAGCGCCTCGGCGGTGCCCAGGGGGCGTTTGCGGGTGGATGTACCCAGCCCGCTGGCGAGCATGATCCTGGTCCCGGCGCTGCCCGGGTTTCACGCCCGCTACCCGGACATCCAGATCGACCTGGGCGTCAGCGACCGCATCGTCGATGTGCTGGGTGAGAATGTGGATTGCGTGGTGCGCGGCGGCGAGCTGACGGACCAATCGCTGATGGCGCGGCGGATCGGCGATCTCCAGCTGGGCGTGTATGCGGCGCCCAGCTACCTGGAGCGTCTCGGCACTCCCGCGCATCCGCGCGAGCTGGAGGACTCCTTGCATCGTATCGTCGGTTTTCTCTGGGCGCGCACCGGCAAGGCCCTGCCGTATGCCATGCGCGGCCACGGCGAGAGTCTGCAGATCAAGGGGCGCTACGTGCTGGCGGTCGACGATGGCAATGCCTACCTCGCCGCCGGCCTGGCGGGCCTGGGCGTGCTCTGGCTGCCGGACTACATGGCCAGGGCGCACCAGGAGCGGGGCGAACTGCTGCGTCTGTTCGAGGACTGGCAGCTCGATCCGATGCCGATCTACGTGGCGTTCCCACCCAATCGACATATCAGCATCAAGCTGCGGGTGTTCATCGACTGGGTCGCCGAACTGATGGCCCGGCACGCGCCGGTCGCCAGCCGGGCGGGGGTGTGA
- a CDS encoding phosphatidylserine decarboxylase family protein produces the protein MTQYDKQLNNPKQPSRQARLESTGAERLTLANAGPIQMGFWVPNRVWATARFLVPLRNLIAEKKKAGTLTPMRAEIIEFKTWVTHNSVYRMWVNSMIEQSNAYVATLDEATKEQIKDSDGDALWIAGYDSFFEILNEIISTSSSFNATAQVGTPMNAFLAVSMGTEAGVALFHDTTFNQQFKKVLNAWNSFLKSSASLDKLDINDPEKEGSWISKAAHEAGVWTQMEHDPNLPGYGFDSWNAFFIRKFVPGARPFLGNALTQVNIGCETTPWQYENNVAFETEFWIKDVNYSLLDLFGGQEQWAAPFQGGQAYQGFLSATHYHRWNAPLDGKLVRSWVQPGTYFAQRPAQGEGEGTWEGTESQPYLGHVAARAIFVFEHPTCGYVALICIGMVEVSTCVIEPQFIVDQGAAPVSITRGTEIGHFEFGGSTHMMIFQKDRVQLEAWALNAVQHQNDPQPTPMGTVIATALLKE, from the coding sequence ATGACTCAGTACGACAAACAGCTCAACAACCCCAAACAGCCTTCGCGGCAGGCGCGCCTGGAAAGCACCGGCGCCGAGCGCCTCACGCTGGCCAACGCCGGACCGATCCAGATGGGCTTCTGGGTGCCCAACCGGGTATGGGCCACGGCCAGGTTCCTGGTGCCGCTGCGCAACCTGATCGCCGAGAAGAAAAAGGCCGGCACCCTGACGCCGATGCGCGCGGAAATCATCGAGTTCAAGACCTGGGTCACCCACAACAGCGTGTACCGCATGTGGGTCAACTCGATGATCGAACAGTCGAACGCTTACGTGGCGACCCTGGACGAAGCGACCAAGGAACAGATCAAGGATTCGGACGGCGATGCGCTGTGGATCGCCGGCTACGACAGCTTCTTCGAGATCCTCAACGAGATCATCAGCACCTCATCGTCGTTCAACGCCACGGCCCAGGTCGGCACGCCGATGAACGCCTTCCTGGCGGTGTCGATGGGCACCGAGGCGGGCGTCGCGCTGTTCCACGACACGACCTTCAACCAGCAGTTCAAGAAGGTGCTCAACGCCTGGAACAGCTTCCTCAAGAGCAGCGCGTCCCTCGACAAGCTGGATATCAACGACCCGGAAAAAGAAGGTTCGTGGATTTCCAAGGCGGCCCACGAGGCCGGGGTCTGGACGCAGATGGAGCATGATCCGAACCTGCCCGGCTACGGCTTCGATTCCTGGAATGCGTTTTTCATCCGCAAGTTCGTGCCCGGTGCGCGGCCGTTCCTGGGCAATGCGCTCACCCAGGTCAATATCGGCTGCGAGACCACGCCCTGGCAGTACGAAAACAACGTGGCGTTCGAGACCGAGTTCTGGATCAAGGACGTCAATTACTCGCTGCTGGACCTGTTCGGCGGTCAGGAGCAGTGGGCCGCTCCGTTCCAGGGTGGGCAGGCTTACCAGGGCTTCCTGTCGGCGACCCACTATCACCGCTGGAACGCGCCGCTCGATGGCAAGCTGGTGCGTTCCTGGGTACAGCCGGGCACCTATTTCGCCCAGCGTCCGGCCCAGGGTGAAGGCGAGGGCACCTGGGAGGGCACCGAGTCGCAGCCGTACCTGGGGCATGTCGCCGCCCGGGCGATCTTTGTCTTCGAGCACCCGACCTGTGGGTATGTCGCGCTGATCTGCATCGGCATGGTCGAGGTCTCGACCTGCGTGATCGAACCCCAGTTCATCGTCGATCAGGGCGCCGCCCCGGTGAGCATCACTCGTGGCACCGAGATCGGGCATTTCGAGTTCGGCGGTTCGACCCACATGATGATCTTCCAGAAGGACCGGGTGCAGCTGGAGGCCTGGGCGCTGAACGCGGTGCAGCACCAGAACGACCCGCAACCGACGCCCATGGGCACGGTGATCGCCACGGCGTTGCTGAAGGAGTGA
- a CDS encoding class I SAM-dependent methyltransferase → MNPEALSILHHHLLTALASAPAETRRLFHGRGRCWPGLEQVTVDWLQGVVLVALFKEPEPEQLEALKQLLLAISTSPQWQACGAHTLLLQHRYQLQSPVDWLVGEPIEEWTLVEEGLRYRVDLGKKQNNGLFLDMRYGRNWVRANARGKRVLNLFAYTCGFSVAAIEGGATHVVNLDMSRPALSRGRDNHRLNGHDLSQVTFLGHDLFKSWSKVKNAGPYDLVIIDPPSFQKGSFLLTKDYARVLRRLPELLTADGCVLACMNDPAVASDFLIDGVTREAPGLRFEQRLDNPPEFPDTDIESGLKALVFRRVE, encoded by the coding sequence ATGAACCCCGAAGCCCTCTCCATCCTGCACCATCACCTGCTGACAGCCCTGGCGTCCGCTCCCGCGGAAACCCGGCGCCTGTTCCATGGCCGCGGGCGTTGCTGGCCGGGGCTGGAGCAAGTGACCGTGGACTGGCTGCAGGGCGTGGTGCTGGTGGCGCTGTTCAAGGAGCCGGAGCCGGAACAGCTGGAGGCGCTCAAGCAGTTGCTGCTGGCGATCAGCACCTCGCCGCAGTGGCAGGCCTGTGGCGCCCATACCCTGTTGCTGCAACACCGCTATCAGCTGCAAAGCCCGGTGGACTGGCTGGTGGGCGAACCTATCGAGGAATGGACCCTGGTCGAGGAAGGCCTGCGGTATCGGGTGGACCTGGGCAAGAAGCAGAACAACGGCCTGTTTCTCGACATGCGTTACGGCCGCAACTGGGTGCGCGCCAATGCCCGGGGCAAGCGCGTGCTGAACCTGTTCGCCTACACCTGCGGCTTCTCGGTGGCGGCCATCGAGGGCGGCGCGACCCATGTGGTCAACCTCGACATGTCGCGCCCGGCCCTGAGCCGAGGCCGCGACAATCACCGGCTCAACGGCCATGACCTGAGCCAGGTAACCTTTCTCGGCCACGACCTGTTCAAGTCCTGGAGCAAGGTGAAGAACGCCGGCCCCTACGATCTGGTGATCATCGACCCGCCTTCGTTCCAGAAAGGCAGTTTCCTGCTGACCAAGGACTACGCCCGGGTACTGCGGCGTCTGCCGGAATTGCTCACCGCCGACGGCTGCGTACTGGCCTGCATGAACGACCCGGCCGTCGCCTCGGACTTCCTGATCGACGGCGTCACCCGCGAAGCCCCGGGCCTGCGCTTCGAGCAACGCCTGGACAACCCGCCGGAGTTTCCCGATACCGATATCGAAAGCGGCCTGAAGGCCCTGGTGTTCCGCCGGGTCGAATAA
- a CDS encoding VOC family protein, which translates to MKIVITSVVVDDQAKALAFYRDVLGFQLKHDIAMGEHRWLTLTSPGDPDGVELLLEPDAHPAAKPFTSALKRDGIPFTFFGVEDVHAEYARLSALGVQFTRPPTVAGPVTLAVFDDTCGNLIQIVQQN; encoded by the coding sequence ATGAAGATCGTGATCACCAGCGTGGTCGTCGACGACCAGGCCAAGGCCCTGGCCTTCTACCGGGACGTGCTGGGTTTTCAGCTCAAGCACGACATCGCCATGGGCGAGCACCGCTGGCTGACGCTGACCTCGCCCGGCGACCCCGACGGCGTCGAGTTGCTGCTGGAGCCCGACGCCCACCCGGCCGCCAAGCCGTTCACCTCGGCGCTGAAACGCGATGGCATTCCCTTCACCTTCTTCGGGGTCGAGGATGTGCACGCCGAATATGCCCGGCTGAGCGCCCTGGGCGTGCAGTTCACCCGGCCGCCGACGGTCGCCGGCCCGGTGACCCTAGCGGTCTTCGACGACACCTGCGGCAACCTTATCCAGATCGTCCAGCAGAACTGA
- a CDS encoding RidA family protein: MANHDIDFIPDPDADSISSDVAGFAGILVSTQIPTRADGSLELGGITAQSECTLQALKVALEKAGSSMDRVLHLTIYLTDMADRAAFNEVYQRFFAKPWPVRAAVGVASLAVEGMRVEVTAMAAKA; encoded by the coding sequence ATGGCCAACCACGATATCGACTTCATTCCCGATCCCGACGCCGACTCCATTTCCTCTGACGTCGCCGGTTTCGCTGGCATCCTGGTTTCCACCCAGATCCCCACCCGCGCCGACGGCAGCCTGGAACTGGGCGGCATCACCGCGCAGAGCGAGTGCACCCTGCAGGCGCTCAAGGTAGCGCTGGAAAAGGCCGGCAGCTCCATGGACCGGGTACTGCACCTGACCATCTACCTCACCGACATGGCCGACCGCGCCGCGTTCAACGAGGTCTACCAGCGCTTCTTCGCCAAGCCCTGGCCGGTGCGCGCCGCCGTTGGCGTGGCGTCCCTGGCGGTCGAAGGCATGCGCGTGGAAGTCACCGCGATGGCGGCCAAGGCCTGA
- a CDS encoding thioesterase family protein, giving the protein MNLWFRMLLMLFRRPWRRPVEGLATTVVRMRVWPLDLDLNRHVTNGRYFTLADLGRMDFVLRSGAYRVALRHRAVPIVGDVWGKFRRELKLFEAFEVHSRILGWDEKWSFMEHRFVSKGRVTGVVVMRGLFRSAKGTIAPGEFVHELGLDQSPELPQWLKDWSQSCDDMSVQLRAEENPAR; this is encoded by the coding sequence ATGAATCTCTGGTTCCGCATGCTGCTCATGCTGTTTCGTCGTCCGTGGCGCAGGCCGGTCGAAGGCCTGGCCACCACCGTCGTGCGCATGCGCGTCTGGCCGCTCGACCTCGACCTCAACCGCCACGTCACCAACGGCCGCTACTTCACCCTGGCCGACCTCGGGCGCATGGACTTCGTCCTGCGCAGCGGCGCCTACCGCGTGGCCCTGCGCCACAGGGCGGTGCCGATCGTTGGCGATGTGTGGGGCAAGTTCCGCCGCGAACTGAAGCTGTTCGAAGCCTTCGAGGTCCACAGCCGGATCCTCGGCTGGGACGAGAAATGGAGCTTTATGGAACACCGCTTCGTGAGCAAAGGCCGGGTCACCGGCGTGGTGGTGATGCGCGGCCTGTTCCGCTCGGCCAAAGGCACGATCGCCCCCGGTGAGTTCGTCCACGAGCTGGGCCTGGACCAATCGCCCGAGCTGCCACAGTGGCTGAAAGACTGGTCGCAAAGCTGCGATGACATGAGTGTGCAACTGCGCGCGGAAGAAAACCCGGCGCGTTGA